From Trichoderma atroviride chromosome 1, complete sequence, one genomic window encodes:
- a CDS encoding uncharacterized protein (EggNog:ENOG41), translated as MKKILSRLRSKNKTGTPDFRITQKTQKGTDANKPLDGNDGPGGGINRPNPPLLTEKTPIRELWKVAYEKLQEEDGVLIENYEAGLRKSAPDSLIQNPSFNANKRDEMEAILRLKMAEINKNASGVAGVDDLRQLFLKVVDSANDYISGAASANPYTSIAWTGVSLILPLLLNPSEQREALAKGLDYMTSLITQSRMREELYVECYESRAGNRENFRQSHSQYKTALEKLYRQILRFQATVYCYYTNLSALRFAQDSIKWNSWEQLVNELRDQESNFAAIEEKWRDMQRYEERLAAERLQQSTIDTLSAQLSVSQKVFDSATKEEYEALLHWLCDIDPSSMYNAARDRHETGTNEWLLRDSKAFKRWETEQKSLLWLHGKAGSGKSILTSSVIKYLRDQYASESSPSTALAYFYFSFSDVQKQKVDGMLASLVKQICSQSYKDFLLVQRFREHKRRGERPDTQTLEQMLLKSISSFSNVYIVIDALDECPLLNDQREKLLKSLARILDNAPNNLHIFLTSRKEQDIDKKIRPFLNPPSRLEIDLLVYWVTLKRDIGHYIDTRLATDYFNSWPQIVKEEVKESLMEKADCMYQYVRLQFELLQKLSSTPQIRKALQDLPIGLDATYDRILQSIDSDFQRQVLGSLKWLAFSRRLLSIKELSEIFTIFTTSSDGDAFDETERPFSCTDILKYFSGLIVIERDDPRESDPSISTVRLVHFSLKEYLTSTRVLESSSSVFSFNEVDGHLSIVRSCLVYLKRLTSQYAKGVYFKPSYFRPPVHSYHLADYVGNYGMVHLEEILHESPEIAQEAIPLLAANSQSLLTLLRLDSYSGRENEQNLLSRPYCYTALRGLCRLTEVLISKGVNRYITQHDLGRALSAAADQGNTDMMQFLLKAGAGVDVSGTCGTSLEAAMRQGHLHVLELLEKHLAMETGHLSNKGIPALSDEKAIKDLLDRGANINMQRDHVGTVLHEAVYRGNQALFERLLERGADVNAVHERSGTPLQEASLLRQDHATRFIEILLQRGADPNARGGRFGTALQAACAVLSPGTLSGSVPRCTKLEKAGGDGTSVVVQNIRLLIDHGADVNIQGGECGTAFHALAASTEPETGELMELFLDKGADVGQLSEAGWGTALHVACHEGTVETVRLLLDNGADVNAAGGTFGTPLQAAVTSSWSSERNRNYSHDKPYMFSPARERELMLEIVRLLLDRGAEINKRGGKYGTVFQAVCVNPDVDVELLRLLLEHGADITAEGGHYGTILAAACGNLEMGLESVRLLLGNGADVNAQGGLYGTALIAACSRGHVGLVRLLINRGADVNAKGPRGQTALMKACSQLSSEAIKSSVELLLKGGADANAKDQDGQTPLTLACQYGDLFLVKLLIDNGADIFHQDCAAWHKAAQRLRWVDGQKDMLPIVQLFYTHHIDINHVHKEQGTALNTIIKDWYLDDDSELHPSISWLLDHGANINIMGGDFGFPLQATCADRRLLWTVKDIDMTSGKTKLLLEHCPDIDVNAQGGRFGSALQAAAFSGQAESVKLLLDKKANVNAAGGEYGSALNAAIISGYWDIVEILLQAGATPDCHLQQQPDEEWLEKIRGEHEDGAVERYLKFWECQSKST; from the exons ATGAAAAAGATTCTGTCACGTCTTCGATCCAAGAATAAAACAGGCACACCTGATTTTAGAATTACACAGAAAACTCAGAAAGGAACAGATGCGAATAAGCCGCTCGATGGAAATGATGGGCCAGGTGGTGGCATCAATAGACCCAACCCTCCCCTCTTGACTGAGAAAACGCCAATTCGTGAGCTATGGAAGGTAGCATACGAGAAgctacaagaagaagatggcgtACTCATTGAAAACTACGAAGCCGGACTCAGAAAGAGTGCCCCCGACAGCTTGATTCAAAATCCTTCTTTCAACGCAAATAagagagacgagatggaggctATTCTAAGACTCAAGATGGCCGAGATCAATAAAAATGCTTCAGGTGTCGCTGGGGTGGACGATTTGAGGCAGCTTTTCCTCAAAGTTGTGGATTCAGCCAACGACTATATCAGCGGCGCTGCAAGCGCCAACCCATATACTTCGATAGCTTGGACTGGTGTCAGTCTTATTCTGCCA CTTTTACTGAATCCCTCAGAGCAGAGGGAAGCCCTAGCGAAAGGGCTAGATTACATGACGTCTCTTATTACTCAAAGCCGGATGAGAGAAGAACTCTACGTTGAGTGCTATGAGTCAAGAGCCGGGAACCGTGAAAATTTTCGACAATCTCATAGCCAGTACAAAACCGCCTTGGAGAAGCTTTACAGGCAGATCCTGAGATTCCAGGCCACAGTCTATTGCTACTATACCAATCTGTCTGCTCTCCGATTCGCTCAAGATTCCATCAAGTGGAATTCTTGGGAGCAGTTGGTAAACGAGCTTCGCGATCAAGAGAGTAACTTTGCCGCTATTGAAGAGAAGTGGCGCGACATGCAGCGTTATGAGGAACGCCTAGCCGCTGAAAGACTGCAGCAATCGACTATAGACACGTTATCTGCTCAGCTTTCCGTATCGCAAAAGGTGTTTGACAGTgcgacaaaagaagaatacgAAGCCTTGTTACATTGGCTTTGTGATATTGATCCCTCTTCCATGTATAATGCCGCACGCGACAGGCATGAGACTGGTACGAATGAATGGCTACTAAGGGATAGCAAAGCATTCAAGCGTTGGGAGACGGAGCAAAAGTCATTATTATGGCTTCACGGGAAAG CTGGCTCTGGAAAGTCAATCCTAACTTCGTCAGTCATTAAATACCTGCGAGATCAGTACGCCTCAGAATCATCGCCCTCGACAGCGCTTGCCTACTTTTACTTTAGCTTTAGCGATGTccaaaagcaaaaagtaGATGGGATGCTTGCGTCTCTGGTTAAGCAAATTTGTTCCCAGTCGTATAAAGACTTCTTGCTTGTTCAACGTTTCCGTGAgcacaagagaagaggggagcGCCCGGATACCCAGACACTCGAGCAGATGCTACTGAAATCCATATCGAGCTTCTCGAATGTTTACATTGTTATTGACGCTCTAGATGAGTGTCCTTTGCTCAACGACCAACGAgaaaaactattaaagagTTTAGCGCGTATTCTTGACAACGCCCCTAACAATCTTCATATCTTTTTAACCAGCCGCAAAGAACAAGACATTGATAAAAAAATACGCCCTTTTCTTAATCCACCGTCACGGCTTGAAATTGATCTGCTAGTCTATTGGGTGACGCTCAAGCGTGACATTGGCCATTATATCGACACAAGGTTGGCGACTGACTATTTTAATTCCTGGCCACAGATTGTCAAAGAAGAGGTGAAAGAGTCACTCATGGAGAAAGCAGACTGCAT GTATCAATACGTTCGTCTTCAATTCGAATTACTTCAAAAGCTTTCCTCTACGCCTCAGATACGCAAGGCTCTTCAAGACCTTCCTATTGGGCTTGATGCAACCTACGACAGGATTCTGCAATCTATTGATTCTGATTTCCAACGTCAGGTTTTGGGCTCTCTAAAATGGCTTGCCTTTTCAAGGAGGCTCTTGAGCATTAAAGAGCTCTCTGAGATTTTTACCATTTTTACTACGAGCTcagatggcgatgctttTGATGAGACAGAACGCCCTTTCTCCTGTACGGACATTCTCAAGTATTTCTCTGGCCTGATAGTCATTGAGAGAGACGATCCCAGGGAGAGCGATCCCTCCATATCTACAGTCCGGCTGGTACACTTTTCTTTAAAGGAATACTTGACTTCTACAAGAGTACTAGAAAGCTCTTCCTCGGTGTTCTCGTTCAACGAGGTCGATGGCCATCTGTCTATTGTTCGCTCGTGCCTCGTCTACCTCAAACGCCTCACGTCTCAATATGCCAAAGGCGTTTACTTTAAACCCTCATACTTCAGACCCCCAGTCCACTCATATCACTTGGCAGACTATGTAGGTAATTACGGCATGGTCCATCTCGAGGAGATTCTACATGAATCACCCGAGATTGCACAGGAAGCGATACCTCTGCTTGCTGCGAATAGCCAAAGCTTGCTCACTCTGCTCCGCCTTGACTCATATTCTGGCCGAGAGAATGAGCAAAATCTACTGTCAAGGCCATATTGCTACACCGCGTTGCGCGGCCTCTGCCGGTTGACAGAAGTCTTGATTTCTAAAGGTGTCAACAGGTATATTACGCAACATGACTTGGGTAGGGCCCTTTCAGCCGCCGCCGATCAAGGCAACACAGACATGATGCAGTTTCTTCTGAAAGCGGGTGCGGGCGTGGACGTCTCTGGGACATGTGGTACGAGCCTAGAGGCCGCCATGAGACAAGGGCATCTTCATGTTCTGGAGCTTCTTGAGAAACACCTAGCCATGGAAACTGGCCATCTAAGCAACAAGGGTATACCTGCACTATCAGATGAAAAAGCCATCAAGGACCTCCTTGATAGAGGCGCCAATATAAATATGCAACGCGACCATGTCGGGACAGTGCTTCACGAGGCAGTTTACAGGGGCAACCAAGCATTGTTTGAACGCCTTCTGGAAAGAGGTGCCGACGTAAACGCTGTACACGAGCGCTCAGGCACGCCTCTCCAAGAAGCATCTTTACTGAGACAGGACCACGCAACCCGATTTATAGAGATTCTTTTGCAACGGGGCGCAGACCCCAACGCCCGGGGTGGGAGATTTGGGACAGCACTTCAAGCTGCATGCGCCGTTCTTTCCCCCGGCACCCTCTCTGGCAGTGTCCCCCGTTGCACCAAGTTGGAGAAGGCTGGGGGCGATGGCACGTCCGTTGTAGTGCAGAACATACGACTGCTCATTGACCACGGCGCCGATGTGAATATTCAAGGAGGGGAGTGCGGAACAGCATTCCATGCGCTGGCAGCGTCGACAGAGCCTGAAACGGGCGAGTTGATGGAGCTGTTTTTGGATAAGGGGGCCGATGTTGGCCAACTCAGTGAGGCAGGCTGGGGGACGGCATTGCATGTTGCCTGTCATGAGGGTACAGTCGAGACAGTTCGTTTACTGCTCGATAACGGTGCTGATGTGAATGCAGCAGGCGGTACGTTCGGCACGCCTCTGCAAGCCGCAGTCACTTCCAGCTGGTCCTCTGAGCGTAACAGGAACTATTCACACGACAAACCGTACATGTTTTCACCTGCACGTGAAAGGGAGCTCATGCTGGAGATTGTACGTCTGCTCTTGGACCGAGGCGCCGAGATCAACAAAAGGGGCGGAAAGTACGGAACTGTCTTCCAGGCTGTCTGCGTCAATCCAGATGTCGACGTGGAGCTGCTCCGCTTGCTGCTTGAACACGGGGCGGATATCACTGCAGAAGGGGGACACTACGGTACTATACTTGCTGCCGCCTGTGGCAATCTCGAGATGGGCCTGGAAAGTGTACGTCTACTGCTGGGTAATGGCGCTGATGTCAACGCACAAGGGGGCCTGTACGGAACAGCACTCATAGCTGCCTGCAGTCGTGGACACGTTGGATTGGTGAGGCTGCTGATCAACCGTGGCGCTGATGTGAATGCTAAAGGCCCACGGGGCCAGACAGCTCTCATGAAGGCTTGTTCACAATTGAGCAGCGAAGCTATAAAATCGTCGGTGGAATTACTGCTCAAAGGGGGCGCTGATGCAAATGCCAAagaccaagatggccaaacGCCTCTTACGCTTGCTTGCCAATATGGAGACCTTTTTTTGGTGAAATTATTGATTGATAATGGCGCCGATATATTCCATCAGGACTGTGCTGCCTGGCACAAGGCCGCTCAGCGATTACGCTGGGTAGATGGACAGAAAGACATGCTTCCTATAGTCCAGCTTTTCTATACTCACCACATCGACATCAATCATGTGCATAAAGAGCAAGGTACCGCTCTGAATACCATCATCAAAGACTGGTatctcgacgacgacagcgaATTGCATCCCAGCATCAGCTGGTTACTCGACCACGGAGCCAATATCAATATCATGGGCGGGGACTTTGGTTTCCCGCTCCAAGCGACGTGTGCGGACAGGCGTTTGCTGTGGACTGTCAAGGACATTGATATGACCTCTGGCAAAACAAAGTTGCTACTTGAACACTGCCCCGATATTGACGTCAATGCTCAAGGCGGAAGATTCGGCTCGGCACTTCAGGCAGCCGCGTTTTCGGGCCAGGCCGAATCAGTCAAACTATTGCTGGATAAAAAGGCCAATGTTAATGCGGCAGGCGGAGAATATGGCAGTGCCTTGaa